The following is a genomic window from Deltaproteobacteria bacterium.
CGGCAGGGATTCAAAACAGTTGCGTGAAAAAGAGCAAGGCATGACGCGTTATGTCATTGAGGGGGTTCTTTGGTGTAGCCGCATTCTTTTTGGGGGCAGGCAACGTAAACGCCGCCGGCTTTTTTGGAATATTTCTCGACGAGAAAAGGATGATGACATTGCGGACATTCTTGGGGAATGGGTTTGTTCCAACTGGCGTAATCGCAGGCGGGATATTTGGAACATCCGTAAAAAAACTTCCCGCGTTTGGAACGCCTTTGAACCAGATCCGATTTGCATTTGGGACAAGGCACTCCCACCGGAATGGTTTTTGTAAATTTGCAATCGGGGTAACGGGTACACGCCAAAAAGGGACCGAACCTTCCCCGCTTCACAATCATCGGCGCTTCACATTTTTCGCAGGTTCCCTTGAACTCCCGCTCCTGAATACTAATGACCCCTTTGTCGTCGCGCGTGAATTCATGCGCTGTTTTGCATTCGGGATATTGGGAACAGGATAAAAATTCACCGTGACGTCCCCAGCGGATCACCAAAGGGTTTCCGCACTTCTCACATTTCAGATCGGTTTCAATCTGCATGCGTTTTATGTCCTTCATCTCTACTTCGGCCTTCGCCAAAGTTTTGCTGAAGGGAGTATAAAAATCGTGAAGCGCCTGAACCCATTTTAGATTTCCCTCTTCCACATCATCCAATTCTTTCTCCATTTGCGCGGTAAATTGTGCGTTCAAAATATCCGGAAAATGTTTCACAAGTAATTCGTTGACCAACACACCCAGCGACGTTGGTTTGAAACGTCCCTCCGCCTTCACCGCGTAATCTTTGTCCTGAATATTACTCAAAATTTGCGCGTAAGTGGAGGGTCTGCCAATGCCAAGCTCTTCCAATGTTTTGACGAGCGAGGCTTCCGTATAACGGGGCGGCGGTTCGGTAAAATGTTGTCTTGAAAGCACATCCAGCAATCGCAATGTCTCCCCTTCTTTCAACAACGGAAGCGTCTCTGCTTCTTCCTCCTCTTTAATATCTTCGTCTTTCCCTTCCATATAAACCGCTAAATAGCCCGGAAATCGAAGCACAGAGCCGCTTGCCCGGAGCAGATATTCTCCCGCTTCAATATCAAAACTTGTCTGATCATATTCCGCCGGTTTCATTTGCGAGCCGACAAAACGTTTCCAAATAAGATCGTAGAGTTTGAGCATGTCAGGCTCCAGATATTGCGCTATTTTTTCGGGAGGCAAATCGAGCATGGTCGGACGAATGGCTTCGTGAGCATCTTGCGCACCCTTTTTGCTTTTGTAAAAATTTGGAGTCGCTGGCAGAGATTTTTTTCCGTATTGCTTCGCGATAAATTCCCGCACGCCATCGAGTGCCTGCGCGGAAACACGCGTGGAGTCGGTGCGCATATAAGTGATGAGTCCCACAGGACCTTCTTCACCCATGTCGACTCCTTCATAAAGCATCTGCGCCAAGGTCATTGTTTTTTTCGCGGTGAATCCAAGTTTGCGCGATGCATCTTGCTGTATCTGACTTGTAATAAAGGGTGGCAGAGGATTGCGCTTTCTCTCCTTTTTCGTGATTTTGCTGAGGACAAATTGTGCCTTTTTCAATTTCCCCAAAATGGCATTAGCTTTTTCTTTGTTGGGTATGGGGTTTTTTCCCGCCTTTGGGTCCACAGTCCATGGTCCATGGTCCATGGTCCCTATCAATTTGGCATCAAATGCGGGAGACGCCGAGCCTTCCAAGTTTGCAAGAATCGACCAATATTCCTGTGATTTAAAAAGATCAATTTCCGCTTCTCTTTCACAAATAATGCGCACCGCAATGGATTGAACACGCCCTGCCGACAAACCTCTGCGGACTTTATCCCACAACAGAGGACTGATTTTATAACCGACCAGACGATCCAAAATACGACGCGCCTGTTGCGCTTCAAACAAATCGGAATTCAGATCGATGGGATTGGCAATCGCTTCCTTAATCGCCCGTTCCGTAATTTCATGAAAAAGGGCGCGACGCACCACAGGTCCGGCATTTTTTCTGCTTCCTACTTCTTGCATCTTGCCTCTCTGCTTCCTGCCTCTCTGCATCTTGCCTCTCTGCTTCTTCCCGCTTATCTCTTCATAAATATGCCACGCAATGGCTTCTCCTTCACGATCCGGATCGGGAGCAAGATAAACGGTATCGACTTTCTTTGCCGCATCGACAATTTCTTTAAGAATTTTTGATTTTCCACGGATCACTTCGTAAGTCGGTTTGAAATTATCATCCACATCCACTCCCAAACTGCTTTTGGGGAGATCTTTGACGTGCCCAACGGAAGCCATCACATTGAAGTCACGTCCCAGATATTTCTTGAGGGTTCTGGCCTTCGCAGGCGACTCTACAATGACTAAAGACTTTGCCATAATGATCCCGGAATTTTTTTAACCAGCCCTTCAGTTTCTAATTGAACCAACTCCGCCAAGAGCGCACCCGGACTTTTTTGTGTTTGATGGACTAACACTTCAATGGAAACGGGTTTTTTCAAAAATGGAATCAATAAAGATTCTGTTGTTTCCAATTTTTGATTTTTGATTTTTGGTTTTTGATCTTCCCATGCTATCGCTCCATCGTCCAAAAGCATTTTATTTCCTTCGTAGGCGATGCTGTTATCGGGAGGTGGAACAACGTACACATCTCTCCCCTGCTCCAGAGCAAATCGCGCCGTAATCAACGAGCCACTTCGCAAATGTGCTTGTACAATCACAACCGCTTGAACAAGTCCGCTGATAATTCGATTGCGCTGTGGAAAATAAGCCGGACGTGGTCCTGTACCCAACGGAAACTCGGAAAGATAACCCCCATGTTGTGTCATCTCTTCAGCAAGAGCCCGATGGGGACGTGGATAAATAATATCGACACCGCAACCAAAAACTCCCCATGTATTC
Proteins encoded in this region:
- the topA gene encoding type I DNA topoisomerase, with protein sequence MAKSLVIVESPAKARTLKKYLGRDFNVMASVGHVKDLPKSSLGVDVDDNFKPTYEVIRGKSKILKEIVDAAKKVDTVYLAPDPDREGEAIAWHIYEEISGKKQRGKMQRGRKQRGKMQEVGSRKNAGPVVRRALFHEITERAIKEAIANPIDLNSDLFEAQQARRILDRLVGYKISPLLWDKVRRGLSAGRVQSIAVRIICEREAEIDLFKSQEYWSILANLEGSASPAFDAKLIGTMDHGPWTVDPKAGKNPIPNKEKANAILGKLKKAQFVLSKITKKERKRNPLPPFITSQIQQDASRKLGFTAKKTMTLAQMLYEGVDMGEEGPVGLITYMRTDSTRVSAQALDGVREFIAKQYGKKSLPATPNFYKSKKGAQDAHEAIRPTMLDLPPEKIAQYLEPDMLKLYDLIWKRFVGSQMKPAEYDQTSFDIEAGEYLLRASGSVLRFPGYLAVYMEGKDEDIKEEEEAETLPLLKEGETLRLLDVLSRQHFTEPPPRYTEASLVKTLEELGIGRPSTYAQILSNIQDKDYAVKAEGRFKPTSLGVLVNELLVKHFPDILNAQFTAQMEKELDDVEEGNLKWVQALHDFYTPFSKTLAKAEVEMKDIKRMQIETDLKCEKCGNPLVIRWGRHGEFLSCSQYPECKTAHEFTRDDKGVISIQEREFKGTCEKCEAPMIVKRGRFGPFLACTRYPDCKFTKTIPVGVPCPKCKSDLVQRRSKRGKFFYGCSKYPACDYASWNKPIPQECPQCHHPFLVEKYSKKAGGVYVACPQKECGYTKEPPQ
- the dprA gene encoding DNA-protecting protein DprA is translated as MLTLNPIEWLALQRTSFSKPRLTWKKIKEGSFSKRNLDLIQGKKDWELLQKLGLQMTSFESEAYPKILKEIYDPPLVLLSKGKWPVWEEKPWVAVVGARKATEFGRKKTQEIVTRLVEEGVGIVSGLAYGIDAEAHRACLKAKGNTWGVFGCGVDIIYPRPHRALAEEMTQHGGYLSEFPLGTGPRPAYFPQRNRIISGLVQAVVIVQAHLRSGSLITARFALEQGRDVYVVPPPDNSIAYEGNKMLLDDGAIAWEDQKPKIKNQKLETTESLLIPFLKKPVSIEVLVHQTQKSPGALLAELVQLETEGLVKKIPGSLWQSL